In Vanacampus margaritifer isolate UIUO_Vmar chromosome 9, RoL_Vmar_1.0, whole genome shotgun sequence, the following proteins share a genomic window:
- the LOC144058018 gene encoding basic helix-loop-helix transcription factor scleraxis-like: MTFAMLRTASPAGRFLYGDIALLSEDDDENGSSGSGSEERSTNSAAFRLSSSSSSAFHIKMSRKRKLCMGGAGAAAVEAVLERLGPPGSSPPVEIRQRSAANARERDRTNSVNTAFTALRTLIPTEPADRKLSKIETLRLASSYISHLGNVLLLGEGLHDGQPCHAPSPPFFHVNSSPNRGSDQSGQPKHICTFCLSNQRKMNKDRDRKTAIRS; this comes from the exons ATGACCTTCGCAATGCTACGCACGGCGTCTCCCGCAGGCCGCTTCTTGTACGGCGATATCGCTCTCCTGTCcgaagatgatgatgagaaTGGCAGCTCAGGCTCAGGCTCAGAGGAGCGCTCCACCAATTCTGCGGCCTTCCGCCTGtcatcctcgtcctcctcgGCCTTTCACATCAAGATGAGCAGGAAGAGAAAGCTGTGCATGGGAGGAGCAGGCGCGGCAGCCGTCGAAGCTGTTCTAGAGAGGCTGGGACCCCCGGGCTCATCTCCCCCTGTTGAAATCCGTCAGAGGTCAGCGGCCAATGCTCGCGAGCGGGATCGAACTAATTCCGTCAACACCGCATTCACGGCGCTACGCACGCTTATTCCAACTGAGCCTGCAGACAG GAAACTGTCAAAGATCGAGACTCTTCGTTTGGCCAGCAGCTACATCAGTCATCTAGGGAACGTTTTGCTCCTGGGCGAGGGGCTTCATGACGGACAACCCTGCCACGCTCCATCGCCGCCGTTCTTCCACGTCAACTCCTCCCCCAATCGAGGATCTGACCAGTCAGGCCAGCCCAAGCACATCTGCACGTTCTGCCTCAGCAACCAGAGAAAAATG AACAAAGACAGAGACAGAAAGACGGCCATCCGAAGTTAA